The DNA region GTCGTACCCGCTCCCCGCCCCGACCCCGTGGCCGAGCCGGAACACCGCCGGCTGCCGCTGGCCGGGCGGGCTGCTGGTCACCTCGTACGCCATGGGCGTGCCGTTCAGGCCCACCGGGCCGGCGGTGCCGAGCACGTTGCCGACCACGTTCATGTACATGGCCCTCACCTCCATGGCGATGGCGGCGAGCTGGTACGTCTCGAACGCGTCGGACCGCGCCTGCTTGCCGCTGGCGTAGTTGCGGAACAGCGTCATCCAGCCGGAGTTGCCCCACACGTTCTCGGTGGCGATCTGCGGCGAGTAGTTCCCCTCCGCGAGCTCCATGTACGGGAAGGAGGCGTGGCCCAGGTCGAGCGTGGTCTCCTGCATCCCGCGGTCGGCGCTGGTCCAGGCGTCGTCGATGTAGTTGTAGGCGATCACGTTGCCGCCGCCGCTCGCGCGCAGCGTCACCGGCTTGTTCATGTAGTAGACGATGTTGTTCTCGACGAGCGTGTCGCTGGTGTGCTCGGACAGCGAGATCCCGTACGCCCCGCCGCCCTGCACCACGCGCGTCGCGTGGTGGAAGTACGAGTCGCGGATCTCGTTCCGGAAGCTCCGCTCGACGAGCACGTGCGCGCCGCGCATGCCGTTCCCCTGGCCGAGCGTCCCGTCCGACGCCGGGTTCGAGGAGACGGTCCCGTCCGACTCGATCCCCTTCAGCCAGCAGTACGCCGAGTCCATCATGTGGATCTGGTTGTTCTGGCCGCCGGTGACGTACAGGTCCTCGACGCCGGCGTACTTGACCGTCACCGGCGCCTTGAACACCTGCGGCGTGAACGCCACGTCGAACCCGAGGTGGATCTGCGGCCGGATGGTGAGCACGTTGCCCACCTTCCCGGTGACCTCCACCGTCTGCCCCATCGAGCGCGGGCCCGTGGTCGCCGGCCCGTAGCTGGGGCGCTTGAAGTACTGCACGCCGCCGTAGAACAGGTAGGACGGATCGTCGAGCTGGTCGATCTGGACGATGTCACCCACCGCGAAGCTGCTCGCGTCGGACACCGGGATCGTGGTCGCGCCCTTCGCCACGTCCGCGGTCACGTTCACCGCCGCCGGCCAGTTCGGCCAGCTGCGCCAGACGTAGATCACGGCGGTGCTGGCCAGGTACGCGCGCAGCCGGGTCTGCGTCTTCCCCGCGCCGCGCAGGGTGATGCCCTTCATGATCTGGAGGTACGAGTTCAACCGGTACGTGCCCGCCGGCAGGTACACGACCTGCCCCTCCGGACACTCGTTGATGGCCGCCTGGATGGCCGGCTGCGCGTCGCCGCTGCCGTCCGTCCCGAACGCCGCCAGCCCGCGCGACGACGCCCACGCCGGCGTCACCGTGGCGCAGATCGCGGTCCGCCCGGGCACGCCGCCGGGGATCCCCGGGGACCAGAGCGTGCGCCGATCCATCGGGATCACGTTGGTCGGCGTGACGTTGCCGACGAACACCGAGGCGGCGCCCTGCAGCGTCGGATCCGCCGCGCTCGTCGCGACGACGTGGTACGTGCCCGTCTCGCTCGGCGCGGTGTAGTTGCCGGATCCGTCGATCGCGCCGCCGTTCGCCTCCAGGACCGACCAGGTGACCGCGGTGTTCGCGGCGCCGGTGATCGCCGCGGCGAACACCGCCGTGTCCCCGGGCTTCAGCTGGACCTCGCCGGGCGTGACCTCGACGTTCGGGCGCTGCGCGGCGGATTCGCTGCTCCCGCCTCCGCCACCACCACACGCTGCGAGGACGACGGAGACGGCGATGGCCAGCGAGCGAAGCGCTGGATGACGCGGTGCGGTGAGGCGCATGCGGGGGTTCATCCGTTCTGCGCGGCCACCGTACCCAAGCCCGGTGACACGCGCTCAAGGGGCGCCGCGCAATCAAGCACACGCACGATAGGTCGGCTACCCCCCGAACGGAAGAAAATGCGCTTGCTTTCCGATACTTACATCGACGCACGGCTCATGGAGGGAACGACTTCGGGGGACGCCTCACCCCGTTGCCCTGCCTCCGGGTGCGCCGCTTCCCAGAGGGGGCGTCGCTCCTCCGTGAGCTTCCGGACCGCAGCCGCCTTCCCCATCACGAGGCTCAGCCGCTGGAACCGGCGCAGGAAGCGCCGGAACTGCGGGTCCTCGTACCGCGGCTCCCGCCGGAACGCGCTCGAGAAGTATCCCCATAGCATGGCCGCGCTCCCGGTGATCACCGGGCGGGTAGGCAGGCGATAGAGCGCGCTCGCCACGATGAACAGCGGCGAGGTCCCCATCGCGTACTGACCGTACCCGAGCCGCTTGCGGCCCGTGAGGATCCCCTTGTCGCTCGAGCCCATCGGGCGCAGGTGGAGGAACCGCAGCTCCTCGCGGTCGATGCTCCGCACGGTCCAGCCGAGCATCCGGGCGCGGTGGCAGTCGATGCCGTCCCACATCACCCGGCGCGCGAACCCACCCACCTCGCGGAAGCAGCCGACCCGGTAGAACTTCGAGGCGCCGACCGACATCTCGTCGCCCATCGTCTCCGGCGTCAGCACGCCGGTCTCCGGGTGGTGGAACCACGGCTTGCCCGAGGTGGAGCCGAGCCGAGGCTCCGCCTCCATCTCCGCCATGAGCAGCTCGAAGTAGCGGGGCGGGAGATCGAGATCCATGTCGAGCTTGCAGAGGTAGGCGAACTGGTCGAGGTCCACCGTCTCCAGCCCGGCGTAGAACGCCTCGATCACGCCCGGCCCCACGCTGCGCCGGCCACGGTCGCGCCGGTGGAGCACGCGCAGGAACGGGAGCCGCCGCGCGTAGTCGTCCAGGATCTCGCCGGTCTCGTCGGTGGAGCCGTCGTCCACGACCACCCACAGCGCCGGCGGCACCGTCTGCGCGGCCACGCTGTCGAGCGTGCGCCGGATGAACTTCGCCTCGTCGCGGCACGGCGACACGATCACGTAGCGTCGATCGATGGACACTGACTTCCTCCCCCAGGACGACCGAAAGGCTAGTCCCCAGCGTGCGGCCGATCGACTCCCGCGAGCCGGTGACACGGCGCGGGCCACGCGATCGCGCTCACGCGCCGCGCGGCTCCGCGCGCCGCGGCCACGCGCCCGACGAGACCGCGACCTTGCCGGCGATCGCGAGCGCCAGCGCCGAGAAGACGCGGTACTGCGGGTGGTAGGCGCCCGTGTCGCTGAACGCGAGCACCGCGCAGGCGATCACCGCCGCCACGCAGCCGAGCGCGGCGGCGCGCTCGTCGGGCCGCACCGCGACGCGGTAGGCACGGATGGCCAGGAACGCGGTGAACCCGAACAGCGACCAGATCGCGGTGAACGCGATCGGCCCCGCGAACAGCAGCAGCCCGAGCACGCTGTTGTGCGGCCACGCCCGGAAGTCGGCGAAGATCGAGCTGATGTCGTCGCCGCGCATGTGCTCGGTGTACTCCCGGCCCAGGCCGATCCCGAGGATGGGCTGCTCCCGGATCGAGACGGCGATGTTCCAGTTCTCGACGTCGCGCCAGAACGCGGACGAGTCGATGGAGGAGTCGGTCAGCGAGCGGATCGTGTGGACCGGGGCGAAGATCCCGCCCGCGCGTTCCCAGCCGACCGCGACGTACAGCACCAGGACCGGTGCGGCGATCAGCACCCCACGCGTCACCGCGCGCTTCCACCGGCGCGGCGGGCTGAGCACGTACGCGGTCACCAGGCCCACCGCGAGCATCACCCACGCGATGCGCCGGTCGTTCGCGATCACCCCCATCACCAGCAACGGCAGGATGACGCCGATGCGGCGCCAGCGGTGCGGGTGCACGCGCTCGGTGAAGTCCACCACCACCAGGAAGATGGCGATCGAGAACAGCACCGAGTCGCCGTGGTTGGTCGCGTGCGCGAGCTGGCCGCCGGTGAGGGCCGGCGCGAACACGTTCTGGACCGCCAGCGCCAGCACCGACTTCACGCAGGCCCCGGCCACCACCACCCGCCCGATCAGGCGAAGGTCGCGCGGCGTGCGGAACGCGCGGTCGAACAGCAGGAAGAGCAGCGGGATCTCCAGCAGCTGGCGCAGCTTGTACAGGCCGATGCCGGCGCCGCGCACCGCGCCGTTCAGGTCGGCGAACGCCAGCCCCAGCACGTAGAGCCAGAGGAACTGCGAGATCGCCCCGGCGGCGCGGCCCCGCGCCTCCTGCTCCGCCGCGGCCCGGGTGGCGCCCCGGAGCGCCCCCACCGCGAGCAGGTAGAGCGCCGCCAGGTCGAGCCCGCTCAGCGGGACCGGCACGCGGATGGCGTGCTGCAGGGTGTTGCTGAGCAGGTCGCCGAGGATGGCGACCGGCGTGTTCCAGATCCCCGCCGCGTCACCGGAGCGGTCGAGCGAGAGGACGAGCAGGACCAGCGCGGACACCGAGACCCGCAGCGGCGCCTTCGCCATCACGTACAGCGCCGTCGCCAGGGCGACCGGCACCACCGCCAGCGCCGGGTTGCCGTTCCCGGCGATCACGGCGACGCAGGTGGCGAGGCCCACCGCGCCGAGCACGGCCACCGCGGGGCCGCGGTCGCGCCCCACGCTCGCCCAGCGGACGACGGCGCCGTTCACGCCCCCTCCGGCCCGCGCGCGCGCGGCCGGGAGGGCGCGTCACCGCACGGGGACGAAGTAGTTCGCATGCACGAGGGTCACGTAGGCGACGTACAGCAGGTTGAACAGGAGCAGCCACAGCACCATGCGGCGCGCCCCGCGCCGCGGGTGCGGATCGCGGGACGCGATCGCCGGGATCACCAGCAGCGCGACGATGACGGAGACGAGGAGATGCTTCACCGGAGACCCCCGCGACGGCGCCGACTGTAGCACGCGGCGCAGCGGGGCCGCCGCGCCGGCTGGCTCAGCGCGAGGGCCTCCGCGCCTGCAGGAGGTCGAACCGCTCCTTGGCCGGCAGCGTCCTCAGCTTGAGCGATCCGTCCGGATCGACCCACGGCCACGGACGCTCGGCGAAGAACGCCGGCTTCTCGGTCAGGTAGAGCGACGGGGGGAGGCTGCGCGAGGGGATGGCGGGATCCCAGATCGTCCGGTTGGTCACGAAGTCGAAGTTCCCGTGGCGCAGCAGCGTCCGCGCGGTGGTCCCGGGTCGCTGCGGATCCTCGTAGGCGTTGGAGTCGCCGCCGCCGTTGCCCCCGTTCGCGCGATGGCCGATCCGGTACACGGCGGGCTGCCCCGTCCCGGGCGGGTTGGAGCGCACCTCGTAGACCAGCCCCTTCTCCGGAACGCCGAGGACGTTGCCGACCACCGTCATGAAGTGCCCCCTGGCCTCCAGGCCGATGGCCGCCACGTCGAACGTCTCCGGGGCGGTGCCAGACCGCAGCTGCTGGGCGCTCGCGTGGTTCCGGAAGAACGTGAGCCAGCCCGAGTTGCCCCAGACCGCGTCGGTGCCGATGTGCGCGGCCCAGTTCCCCTCGAACAGCTCCATGTGCGGGAAGGACGCGTGCCCGCCGTCGATGGTGGTCTCCTGCATGGACGGCATGGCGCCGGTCCAGGCGTCCTCGACGTAGTTGTACGCGACGACGTTCCCGCCCCCGCTCGCGCGCATGACGAGGGGCTTGTTCAGGTTGAAGATGACGTTGTTCTCCACCAGGCAGTCGGAGCTCTGCGACATCACCGACAGGCCGTAGGCGCCGCCGCCCTGGCGGACCTCCGTCGCGTCGTGCAGGTAGCTGTCGCGCACCACGCAGCGGAAGCAGCTCTCCAGCGTGACGTGGGCCCCCTTCATGCCCAGCCCGGTGGCGGGGCTGCCGTCGCTCTCCACGTTCGCGATCCACGAGTACGCGGCGTTCATCATCACGATCATGCCGTTGCGGCCGCCCGTGACGTAGAGATCCTCCACGCCTGCGTACTTCAGCGTCGGACCGGACGGCGTCATGGGCCCGGTCGGCTTGAAGACCTGGGGCTTCAGCGCCGCCCGGAAGCCGAGGTGGACCGGCGCGGCGAGCCGGAGCGTCTTCCCGGCGACGCCGATCACCTCCACCGTCTGCCCCTGCGCGCGGTAGCCCTCGGGCGAGGCCGGGCGGCGGTCATCGCCGCGGTTCGGGCCACGCTTCATCCAGCGGCAGCCGCCGTGGTCTACGTAGGCCGGGTCGTCCAGCTGGTCGATCTGGACGATGTCACCGGGCGCGAAGCCCTTCGTGCTCGCGACCGGGATCGCCATCGCGCCCTTCGGCACGTCCGCGGTCACGTCCACGGCGGGCTCGTTGTACTCGGGCCAGAGCTTCGCCACGTACACGGCGGCGAGGTCCCTGGGGCTGTCGTACCGGATCCGGGTGGCCGCGGGCCCGGCGCCGCGCAGGACCACGCCCTTGTCGAGCATGATGCTCGAGGTGATGCGGTAGGTGCCGGCGGGCAGGAAGACCACCGAGCCCTCGGGGCACCGCGCGATCGCGGACTGGATCGCGCCGGCCGCATCGGCCCTGCCGTCGCCCAGCGCCGCCGCGTCGAGGGTCGCGCAGATCTTGGTCCGGCGGGGAATCCCGCCCGGGATTCCCGGCTGCCAGCGCGTGCACCGCTCCACGGGGATGCCGGCCTCGGCGCAGAGATCGCGGGGCGGCAGGGCCGCGGACGGCGCGGCGCCGCGGGCGCTGCCCGCGGCGGCGGCGAGGAGCAGGGCGAGGATGGCTGGTCTCACGGCGGTGTCCCCCGGCGCGGCGCACGTCCGCGCCGCCGCGGGCAATTAGACCCGAGGCCCCGGCCCTCCGCAACGGCGGCACGCCGGCCTGCGCGTGCTACGCTCGGTGCGTGCTCCTCGCCGTCCTCGTCGCGTCACTCGCCTCGGCGACCCCCGCGCCGGTCGCGAGCGCCGCCCCGGGCCTGGAGCCGCTGCGCCGCGCCTACGGCGCCGCGGTGGGCCGCGTCGCGCTCTGGCGCCGCGCGCGCGAGCGCGAGGACGCGCCGCCATTCGGCCACCTCGCCACCTCGCAGGTGGGCTACGCCCCACGCATGCAGAAGCGCTTCACCTCGCCGCGCCCGTTCACGTCGTTCGAGGTGGTGCGCGAATCCGACGGCGCGGTCGCGTTCCGCGGCGGCCCCCCGGTCCGCGCCGTCGGCACCGACCTGCTCGGCGCGACCCGCACCGTCTGGATCGGCGACTTCTCGCCGCTCGCCGAGCCCGGGCGCTACCGCGTGGTCCTCGACGGCGGGCTGGCCAGCCATCCGTTCGGCGTCGGCCGCGAGGTGTTCGATCCGGCGGTGCGCGCGGTCCAGCGCTGGTTCTACTACCAGCGCGCCTTCACGGCGGTGGAGGCCCCCTGGGCCGAGGGCCCCTGGACGCACCCCAGCGACGCCGCGAAGGCGCCGCCGGGCGTGCGGAAGGGCTGGCACGACGCGGGCGACTTCTCGATCTACAACGCGCCGCTCGCGACGGCGCTGTTCTGGATGCTGGCGGCGTACGACGACTTCGCTCCCTCGGACGACGCGACCCACGTCCCGGAGTCCGGCAACGGCGCCCCGGACCTGCTCGACGAGGCGCGCTGGGGGCTGGAGTGGCTGGTGTCCGTGCAGGACGCGGCGACCGGCGGCTTCGCCTCGACCACCTGCCAGGATCGCTACGCGCGCTACGGCGAGAACACGCACGCCTCGGTGCCCCCGTACCGCGCCGGCGAGGTCGGGACGCTCGCGACCGCGCGCGCCGTGGGGACGCTCGCGTTCGCGGCGGCGGTGTTCGACCGGCGCGATCCCGGCTTCGCGGCGCGCTGCCTGGCCGCGGCCCGGCGCGGCTACGCGTACCTGGAGGCCCGCCCGGGCGAGGCGAGCGACGGCCCGTCGTGCCCCGCCTACCGCCGCGACGGCGACGCGGAGGTGGGGCGGCACGTCCGGATGTACGCGGCGGCGGGGATGCTGCGCGCGACGGGGGAGCGCCGCTTCGCCGCGGACTTCGAGCGCGCCTCGATCGCGTCCTGGGCCGATCCCGACTACCACCACGTGGCCGCGTTCGCGGCCCGCCTCTACCTGCGGGCGCCGGCCGGGGACCCCGCCCGCAAGCAGGCGCTGCGCGAGCGCTTCCGCGCGCTCGCCCAGGAGGTGCGCGTCGCGGCGGACGCCCATCCCTTCGAGCTGGCGGCGCGCTACCAGTGGGGCTCCATCAGCGCCGCGCTGCACCGCGCCGGCGCCTCCAGCGCCTGGGCCTGCGTGGACGCGGGCGGGCGCGGCGAGGACTGCGACCGCGCGCTCGCGCCGATCCACTACGCGCTCGGCCGGAACTACCTGCAGCTCTGCTACGTGACCGGGCTGCCGGGGGTCACGCGCGGCGTGCGGCGGGTGTTCCATCACTGGCTCGCGACGCTGCGCGCCGAGCCCCCCGTGTTCCCCGGGGCGCTGGCGGGGGGCCCGAACCCCCGGCCCGACCCGCGCGACGTCTCGTACCCGCAGGCGCGGCCCAGGCCGATCTGGGGCTACTTCGGCGACCCCGCGTTCCCGCGCGACGACGCGACGCCGATCGAGGGCCGCTACACCGAGAACGACAGCTGGTCCACGAACGAGACCGCCGCCGACTGGCAGGGCGCCGCGCTGTACGGGCTCCACCTCGCGCAGTGGCTCGCGCGACGGGCGGACGCGCCCTGACCGCTCAGGCCAGCACGCGGTGCCGGTGGCACCAGCGGATCAGGACGTAGACCGACCAGACCCTCGACCAGTAGATCCCGGGAGCGCCGTCCAGGAACGCCCGCCAGAGGCGGCCGACCGCGTCCGGATCCAGCCCGGCCTGCCGCACCGCCGCCGCGTCCCGCATCGCCTCGTCCATCGCGGTGCGCAGGCCCCGCCGGATCCAGCGGTCGAACGGCAGCACGAAGCCGCTCTTCGGCCGGTCGAACAGCGCCGGATCGAGGCCGCGCAGGCCCACGCGGCGCAGCAGGGCCTTCTTGCCGATCGGCGAGTAGCGAAGATCGTCCGGCAGCGCATCGACGCACTCGAACAGCGCCTGGTCCACCAGCGGCACGCGCTGCTCGAGCGACGCCGCCATGCTCGCGACGTCGTTGTCGCGCAGGAGCCGCTCGCCCAGGAACAGCCGCTGCTCCAGGACGCTGAGGGCCGACAGCGCCGAGCGGCTCCCGGTCTCCGCGTCGAGGCGGGCCCGCATGGCCGGCGGCAGGCCGTCGCGGAGCGCCGCCACGGTGCCCTCCCCGACCAGCTCGCGCTGGAAGCCCGGCAGGAACAGCGCGTAGGCCAGCTGGTACAGGCCGGACAGGTCGGCGCCGCGCCGGACCATCTCCGGGAGCTTCGCCCAGCGCGTCTGCGGCGGCGTCGCCCCGCGCCCGCGCCGGAGCGGCGCCGTCCCCACCGTCGCGGCCGCGACGCGCAGGCCCAGCGGGACCCAGCCCAGGCGCTGGCTGAGCCGCTGCAGCACCGGCAGGTCGCGGAACGAGGTGTACCCGCCGAACAGCTCGTCGCCGCCGGTCCCGGCCAGCGCCACCGTGAACCCGGCGGAGCGGATGGCGTGCGAGAGGTAGTAGGAGTTGAGGCCGTCGAACGTCGGCTGGTCCAGGCTGTCCAGGGCGGCCTCGAGGTGCTCGACGAAGTGCCCCTCGGTGAGGACGACCTCCTGGTGCTGCGTCCCGATGGCCTCGGCGATGCGCCGCGCGATCGGGCCCTCGTTCAGCTCCTGCTCCTCGAACGCGAGCGTGAAGGTGTGGACGGGGGTGCGCGCCACGCGCTGCGCCAGGTTCGCGACCGCCGACGAGTCGATGCCCCCGGACAGGAACACCGCGAGCGGGACGTCGCTCGCGAGGTGGAGCTCCACGTCGTGCTCGATCGCCCGGGCCAGGTCGGCCTCGGTGGTGGGGCGCCGCGCCGGCGCGCCCGGGATGCTCCAGAAGTCCACGGCGCGCCGCTCGGCGCCGTCCGGCCCGAACTCCACGGCGCGCCCCGGCCACAGCAGCTCCACCCCCTCCACGGCCGTCCCGGGGCCGACCACGAACCCGTTCCACACCACCGAGGCCACCGCGCCCGGATCGAGCCGGGGCGTCCCGAGCAGCCCGGAGGCGAGCAGGGCCCGCAGCTCGGAGGCGAACGCGATCGACCAGTCGCCGCCGGGCTCCCGGCGGCGCGCCACGTACAGCGGCTTGATCCCCAGCGGATCGCGCGCCAGCCGCAGCGTGCGGGCGGCCGGGTTCCACAGCGCGAACACGAACATCCCCCGCAGCCAGCCCAGCGCCTCGTCGCCGTGGACCGCGAGCGCGCGGAGCATCACGGCGGTGTCCCCGCTGGAGGCGAACGCGTGCCCCTCCGCCTCGAGGCGCCGGCGGAGCTCCGCGTAGTCGTAGATCTCGCCGTTGTACGCGACCACGTGGCCGGTGACCGGATCCGTCATCGGCTGCGCGCCGGCCGGGGAGAGGTCGAGGATCGCGAGGCGACGGTGCGCCAGCATCGCCCCCCGGCCCTCGGCGTCGGGCGTGGACTCCCAGGTCCCGTCGGCGTCCGGGCCGCGGTGGACGAGCGCGGCGCTCATGCGCGCCAGCGCCGCCCGGTTCGCGTCGCCCAGCTTGCCGAGGATGCCCGCGATGCCGCACATGCTCCACCCGTCTCCCGCGCCGGGGTGCGCGGCGCCGAAGGCGTCCGAGGTCCGTCCGCGCCGGTCCCCGCCGGCGCGCCGAGAGCGCTACTCCGCCACGCGCGCCGGGATCATCGCCGCGGCCCGGCGCGGCTCGTCGGCCGGCGCCGCCGCGCCCCGCGGGCCGGCCCACGCCGCCCGCCCCATCAGCTCGAACAGCGCGTCGGCGATCACCACGTGCGTCGCGGCGTTGTAGTGCATGTCCTGCGAGAACCAGAGCGGCTGCCCCTTCGCGTACTCGGCCCGCAGCGGCGGGGTGAGGTCCACGAAGCGGACGCCGCTGCGCGCGCTCTGGCGCCGGAGCGCGTCCCGGTAGTGATCGAGCGCGAAGTCGCCGCCGGCGCGGGGGTCCGCGGCCAGGATCTCGCCGGCGCGCAGGTCGATCGCCGTCGGCAGGTACACGTGCACCGGCGTGGCGCCGAGCGCGCGGATCCCGTCGTCCAGCTCGCTGATGCGGTCCTCCATGCGGCGCGTCGCCTCCGGCGCCACCGCGGGGAAGCTCCGGGCGTACATGCCGAGCAGCTCCGCTGCGCCACCGCCGCGGGCGGGCAGGTACCGCGCCTGGAGCTTCCGGAGGCCGTCACGGAAGAAGCAGTACGCGGACGAGGTGTTCCCCAGGGTGACGAGCGCGTACGACGGGAGCCAGTTG from Anaeromyxobacter dehalogenans 2CP-C includes:
- a CDS encoding glycosyl hydrolase family 28-related protein: MRLTAPRHPALRSLAIAVSVVLAACGGGGGGSSESAAQRPNVEVTPGEVQLKPGDTAVFAAAITGAANTAVTWSVLEANGGAIDGSGNYTAPSETGTYHVVATSAADPTLQGAASVFVGNVTPTNVIPMDRRTLWSPGIPGGVPGRTAICATVTPAWASSRGLAAFGTDGSGDAQPAIQAAINECPEGQVVYLPAGTYRLNSYLQIMKGITLRGAGKTQTRLRAYLASTAVIYVWRSWPNWPAAVNVTADVAKGATTIPVSDASSFAVGDIVQIDQLDDPSYLFYGGVQYFKRPSYGPATTGPRSMGQTVEVTGKVGNVLTIRPQIHLGFDVAFTPQVFKAPVTVKYAGVEDLYVTGGQNNQIHMMDSAYCWLKGIESDGTVSSNPASDGTLGQGNGMRGAHVLVERSFRNEIRDSYFHHATRVVQGGGAYGISLSEHTSDTLVENNIVYYMNKPVTLRASGGGNVIAYNYIDDAWTSADRGMQETTLDLGHASFPYMELAEGNYSPQIATENVWGNSGWMTLFRNYASGKQARSDAFETYQLAAIAMEVRAMYMNVVGNVLGTAGPVGLNGTPMAYEVTSSPPGQRQPAVFRLGHGVGAGSGYDDIATYESPTAPGSTAAMMLRAGNWDYVRNQLDADPGEELPASLYRVAKPAFFGSNPWPWVDPAGSTKVAVLPAKARFDAGTP
- a CDS encoding glycosyltransferase, encoding MSIDRRYVIVSPCRDEAKFIRRTLDSVAAQTVPPALWVVVDDGSTDETGEILDDYARRLPFLRVLHRRDRGRRSVGPGVIEAFYAGLETVDLDQFAYLCKLDMDLDLPPRYFELLMAEMEAEPRLGSTSGKPWFHHPETGVLTPETMGDEMSVGASKFYRVGCFREVGGFARRVMWDGIDCHRARMLGWTVRSIDREELRFLHLRPMGSSDKGILTGRKRLGYGQYAMGTSPLFIVASALYRLPTRPVITGSAAMLWGYFSSAFRREPRYEDPQFRRFLRRFQRLSLVMGKAAAVRKLTEERRPLWEAAHPEAGQRGEASPEVVPSMSRASM
- a CDS encoding O-antigen ligase family protein, with product MNGAVVRWASVGRDRGPAVAVLGAVGLATCVAVIAGNGNPALAVVPVALATALYVMAKAPLRVSVSALVLLVLSLDRSGDAAGIWNTPVAILGDLLSNTLQHAIRVPVPLSGLDLAALYLLAVGALRGATRAAAEQEARGRAAGAISQFLWLYVLGLAFADLNGAVRGAGIGLYKLRQLLEIPLLFLLFDRAFRTPRDLRLIGRVVVAGACVKSVLALAVQNVFAPALTGGQLAHATNHGDSVLFSIAIFLVVVDFTERVHPHRWRRIGVILPLLVMGVIANDRRIAWVMLAVGLVTAYVLSPPRRWKRAVTRGVLIAAPVLVLYVAVGWERAGGIFAPVHTIRSLTDSSIDSSAFWRDVENWNIAVSIREQPILGIGLGREYTEHMRGDDISSIFADFRAWPHNSVLGLLLFAGPIAFTAIWSLFGFTAFLAIRAYRVAVRPDERAAALGCVAAVIACAVLAFSDTGAYHPQYRVFSALALAIAGKVAVSSGAWPRRAEPRGA
- a CDS encoding glycosyl hydrolase family 28-related protein, translated to MRPAILALLLAAAAGSARGAAPSAALPPRDLCAEAGIPVERCTRWQPGIPGGIPRRTKICATLDAAALGDGRADAAGAIQSAIARCPEGSVVFLPAGTYRITSSIMLDKGVVLRGAGPAATRIRYDSPRDLAAVYVAKLWPEYNEPAVDVTADVPKGAMAIPVASTKGFAPGDIVQIDQLDDPAYVDHGGCRWMKRGPNRGDDRRPASPEGYRAQGQTVEVIGVAGKTLRLAAPVHLGFRAALKPQVFKPTGPMTPSGPTLKYAGVEDLYVTGGRNGMIVMMNAAYSWIANVESDGSPATGLGMKGAHVTLESCFRCVVRDSYLHDATEVRQGGGAYGLSVMSQSSDCLVENNVIFNLNKPLVMRASGGGNVVAYNYVEDAWTGAMPSMQETTIDGGHASFPHMELFEGNWAAHIGTDAVWGNSGWLTFFRNHASAQQLRSGTAPETFDVAAIGLEARGHFMTVVGNVLGVPEKGLVYEVRSNPPGTGQPAVYRIGHRANGGNGGGDSNAYEDPQRPGTTARTLLRHGNFDFVTNRTIWDPAIPSRSLPPSLYLTEKPAFFAERPWPWVDPDGSLKLRTLPAKERFDLLQARRPSR
- a CDS encoding glycoside hydrolase family 9 protein codes for the protein MLLAVLVASLASATPAPVASAAPGLEPLRRAYGAAVGRVALWRRAREREDAPPFGHLATSQVGYAPRMQKRFTSPRPFTSFEVVRESDGAVAFRGGPPVRAVGTDLLGATRTVWIGDFSPLAEPGRYRVVLDGGLASHPFGVGREVFDPAVRAVQRWFYYQRAFTAVEAPWAEGPWTHPSDAAKAPPGVRKGWHDAGDFSIYNAPLATALFWMLAAYDDFAPSDDATHVPESGNGAPDLLDEARWGLEWLVSVQDAATGGFASTTCQDRYARYGENTHASVPPYRAGEVGTLATARAVGTLAFAAAVFDRRDPGFAARCLAAARRGYAYLEARPGEASDGPSCPAYRRDGDAEVGRHVRMYAAAGMLRATGERRFAADFERASIASWADPDYHHVAAFAARLYLRAPAGDPARKQALRERFRALAQEVRVAADAHPFELAARYQWGSISAALHRAGASSAWACVDAGGRGEDCDRALAPIHYALGRNYLQLCYVTGLPGVTRGVRRVFHHWLATLRAEPPVFPGALAGGPNPRPDPRDVSYPQARPRPIWGYFGDPAFPRDDATPIEGRYTENDSWSTNETAADWQGAALYGLHLAQWLARRADAP
- the asnB gene encoding asparagine synthase (glutamine-hydrolyzing), whose amino-acid sequence is MCGIAGILGKLGDANRAALARMSAALVHRGPDADGTWESTPDAEGRGAMLAHRRLAILDLSPAGAQPMTDPVTGHVVAYNGEIYDYAELRRRLEAEGHAFASSGDTAVMLRALAVHGDEALGWLRGMFVFALWNPAARTLRLARDPLGIKPLYVARRREPGGDWSIAFASELRALLASGLLGTPRLDPGAVASVVWNGFVVGPGTAVEGVELLWPGRAVEFGPDGAERRAVDFWSIPGAPARRPTTEADLARAIEHDVELHLASDVPLAVFLSGGIDSSAVANLAQRVARTPVHTFTLAFEEQELNEGPIARRIAEAIGTQHQEVVLTEGHFVEHLEAALDSLDQPTFDGLNSYYLSHAIRSAGFTVALAGTGGDELFGGYTSFRDLPVLQRLSQRLGWVPLGLRVAAATVGTAPLRRGRGATPPQTRWAKLPEMVRRGADLSGLYQLAYALFLPGFQRELVGEGTVAALRDGLPPAMRARLDAETGSRSALSALSVLEQRLFLGERLLRDNDVASMAASLEQRVPLVDQALFECVDALPDDLRYSPIGKKALLRRVGLRGLDPALFDRPKSGFVLPFDRWIRRGLRTAMDEAMRDAAAVRQAGLDPDAVGRLWRAFLDGAPGIYWSRVWSVYVLIRWCHRHRVLA
- a CDS encoding SGNH/GDSL hydrolase family protein; protein product: MFLAQLQRFLRPAVGVVLPTLIVCAVLLEVGLRARGRLPSNVTDGIFVAHGEAYRLKPNQSKLSTTPSYSCTVNTNALGLRDAAPGPRLLAAPYVAWMGDSATFANGVEYEQSFVGLLGDRWRPSGIEVVNLAVGGHHIQEQEELLRDFVRAAPRRPEGVVVVFTPQLMALFEERYHDLVVRSGYIFQGRNWLPSYALVTLGNTSSAYCFFRDGLRKLQARYLPARGGGAAELLGMYARSFPAVAPEATRRMEDRISELDDGIRALGATPVHVYLPTAIDLRAGEILAADPRAGGDFALDHYRDALRRQSARSGVRFVDLTPPLRAEYAKGQPLWFSQDMHYNAATHVVIADALFELMGRAAWAGPRGAAAPADEPRRAAAMIPARVAE